The Ahaetulla prasina isolate Xishuangbanna chromosome 13, ASM2864084v1, whole genome shotgun sequence genomic interval ACCTGCCTTCCTCCCATCAGGTTTCCTATGACATGGACGGATTCTGCGAGAGGAACCGAGACGTTCTCTTCATGGACTTGATTGAGCTCATGCAAAGCAGCGAATTGTACGTAAGGCAGGTTTCCCCAGGCTGCGTGTGCACCTCAGGTCTTTCCGGGGCCTTTGTGGGATACCCAAAATGCAGCGATAGGAGATCGGTGGGGATTCTCCCAAGACCGGAAAGACCCCGCCACAGCCGTGCCAGCAAAGCTCTTGTTCCAAAGGCAGGAAGCTCCCTGCTTCCCTTCAGAAGGGGGAACGCCTAAGCCAGCCAGGGGGAAGCACAGCCTTGCAAAGAGCCTGGACTTTGGGGAGATGAATGCATTCGAAGCAACAGAGCAGGCGTTGAATTAGTGGGCTATGGGTGGCTGGCTCAAGAGGGAGATCCCCATCCTGCTCCAGGAAATGAGGGCTGAAGAGAGACTTGGCAGCCTTTTggcttcttaaaaagaaaaatccctGCCGGAAGGGCCCCCTTTGCAGTTCACCCATGGCTCATTGCAGCAGAGACAGCTGACCTTTGGGGGCCAAGGGAGGGCTAGGCACAAGGTTGGGGAGGGGGCCAGGGCTGGAGGGGCTGCGGTCTGAAACTCCTGCTTTCCTCAGGTGGCTCTCAGAGTTACCTCAGAGCTTGTTCTACCATttaactctgcttcctgcttaaaaatgaaagaaagctgCACCCCCAGTTTCTAGCCAGGGGGTCAGCAGGGGCTCTGGGGGTTGCCAGTTGCACACGGCAGAAAACTAAATCCAGCCGCCACCTCTGCCCTGGTCTCCCGGCTGCTGCCTTGTGCCATGTGCTgatgctctcctcctcctcctcctcctcttagacCTTTTATAAAGGCTCTGTTTCCAGAGAATCCCCAAGCCGAAAAGAAAGGCCGACCCACCACTGCTGGCAGCAAAATCAAGGTGGGTGCTTtggggcagcagcagcagaggtGGAGATCTTGGGGCTTTAGCACCCGGAGTGGACATGGCTGCTGGTCGCTCCAGGAATAGCCAAATGTTGAGTTGTGAAAACGAATTTAAAAACAAGGGCCCTGCAGAAATTTAATGTGAAAACAAGAATCGCCCAACTAGGCAACTGAAAGAGCACCTGGCAGCTGTCCACCCCACTCATAAACCACAAGTGTGTGGCTGCATCTTCCTCGGTCCCTTCCCTTTGCTCCTCCTGCAAAGGACAATGACGACACAGCTCTCTGCAAGTGTGTGTAGTGTGTACGGACTTGGTACAATCTGTCCTCTCGCCCACCTGTGTGATGAGGTGGTGGCCCTTCCCTCTCGTGTGGTCCCTCTGCTTCTGGTTGTGGTTCTGCTCTGTGCAGCCCGGGATTTCCCACCGGAGGAAGAGCAGAGGAGCCCCAGGACCTCACAGGCAAAGCTTTCGGGGCTGGCCAAGCGCAGAGGTTTTGTGACATCGGTGGGATTCCTCAGGGTGGGTGGCTTTGGTCAGAAGAGCAGAGGGGATGACGCTGTTGTTGACCTGAGCAAAGAGCCTTTTCTCTCTTCCACAGAAACAGGCCAATGACCTGGTGGGCACCCTGATGAAATGCACCCCCCATTACATCCGCTGCATCAAGCCCAACGAAACCAAAAAGCCTCACGACTGGGAGGAGAGCAGGTGAGCCCCAAGAGGCTGAGACGAGAGGTAGCCAGCGTGCTCTGCGGCTCCCACACCAGTTATTTGTTGTCACAATAATTTGGACTTTAAAAATCGCACTACCTGCTCTTTTTGCTGTGATAACACACTGCCTGCATTTTTGAAGTAATTATTCTCAGCGTTCCTCTAAAGGGATGGTTGTATAAAGAGCTGATGGTTCAAAATAGTTTATGGTTTGCTGCCTGCCGAAATTGGAAAGCTGCCGGGTGGAGGGACAGAGGCCCCTCCCTTCCTTAAGAGTTTTGCAAGTGCGGGTCAGGGTCAAAATAGCAGAGCCAGAGAAAAGGCCATTTTCCAACCATCTCTCAGGCAGCCCTTCCTTCCAGGGCAGCCGGTCGCCCTTGAAAGGGTCCTGTTCCCCCCTTTCGGTCAGTTTCTGGCCATTCGTCCCCCTCCTTGAAGGCCGGAGAGCAGCCAGGGGCCCCTTTCTGTGTGTGGGGTACCATCCCGAACTTCTTCCTGCAGGGTGAAGCACCAGGTGGAGTACCTCGGGCTGAGGGAAAACATCCGAGTTCGCCGAGCAGGTTATGCCTACAGACGCATCTTCCAAAAATTCCTGCAGAGGTACCCCTTTCTCCATGTGGCTGTGTTAAAACGGGAGGGAAGGACAGCCAAAGGTCCCCAGGGCTTCCCTCTTTGTGGAACATAACCTGCAGGGGTTGTGGCCCTGGCCACCCCAGAACTAGCCTTGGTTGCCCTTCTAGTGCTGTCCTGCCTGGGTGAGCAGGAAAGCAGCAGCCTTTTCAAGGGGAACCTTTCAATCCTTTTGGGTGGGTGGCGTGGAAACGACTGGCAGGCCAAAGAGGAGCCCGTGGCCAGGACAGCCCTGGGCTCAGAAGgcttgtcctcttcttctttttggctGCTTTGACAAGGGACCCCCATGCCCGGCCCTTGATTGCCAACCTGGGCAGGCAAGGGGAATCTGTCCCCGGAGCCAGTGAGtcagtttctccctctctggCTGGTGGCGACAGATAATTCCTACATAAAAGTCCACGTGAATTTTTTAATTAAGCAGTTATGACTGTCATAACTGCTTAATTCCAAAAGTTTAAGCACCTTATTGCTTTAAGCAAGATTGGGAAGAGGCAGCCTGTGCCTGAGAGAGTCCTGGCCAACGTGGTGGATGGCGAGGGGCTGCTGTGAGGTCCTTGGAGAAACTCCCATACGCAGCTCTGCCCCCATCAGGTGTTCTGGCCCAGTGAAAAGGGCAGGTCCCCCTTCTTGGGAAATAAGCCTGAGAACCATTCACAGGgcctccctcccccgcccccaaCTGAGCGTGCCACGTCTCTCCCTGAAGGTATGCCATCCTGACCCCCGAGACCTGGCCTCTCTGGAAAGGGGATGAAAGGCAGGGAGTTCTGCACCTGCTCCGGTCTGTCAACATGGATCCTGACCAATACCAGCTTGGCAGAATGAAGATCTTCATCAAAGCACCAGAGTCCGTGAGTACCAGGGAGAAGCTACCCCTCTCTGACCCCCCAGGAAATGAAGCCCAGCGCTGAGAACCCTCTGCTGTGCCCCCCTTGTACCCATTTAACAATGAGCTGTGATACGGACGTGCCCAGGGTGCTCTGCACCAGGTCCCACTGGCCCTGCCTTACAATAGCCAGCTCCTCCTTTCTCTCCGCCCTCCCCTTGCTTCCCTGATGTGCCTGATGGGAACTGGATCCCCATGGGCCAAAACGTTTGAATTGGGGGTCAGCCTCTGGCTCTCcaacaggaaagtccagttgttttGGAGACAATTCCCAATTTCCCATAGAAAGTTGATGATAAGACTGCAAAGACTGTATAATTACTGGTCGTGTTCACATAACACAACAAGGTTGTGATGATTGGAATGTTGTATGAATGCAGCCAACGGTGGCTTTCTTAACATATGGTGTGAATCCGCTGTTGTCTCTTCAATGGCTGAGGGAGTCTGATTTGAGAAGAAAGAGCAATGGAAACCAAGTATTTCTCTTCCTTGCTTCCAGCTGTTCTTCCTGCAACAAGTATTCTCCTTTTGGTCTTCCTGCCTCTGGACACAGGGACAGTGTCTGACATGAACCTGAATTACAGCAGAGGGATAGAGCTCTGTTTGGATGGGCAATTAGTGCAACTGCAGGGAGTGAATGAGGGGGAGCAGGATTCTGTTCTGGCAGCCGCCCAACAGGGGGAACCCTGGAAGAGAAGGAGGCAGCAGCCAGTGTTTGGAAAAAAGAAAGCTGCCACAGCCTGGGGAAACATGGCTTGGTCATCTCCACATGGAGATGGGTCACTTCAGAGCCCTGGATGGCCATCCTCCATGGGGCACGTCCAATGTGTCAGACCACAATTTCCAGAACTTGGTCAGCTGGGAAAGGTGACAGTGGGCCAGTTAGGCTACAATTGCAGTGTGAGATGGATGGGTGAGGCTTTCTCTCaggacccacccaccccaggacaGCTTTTGTGCAGGAGTGGCTCTGATTCCACCAGTCAGGCTGTTCCTTCTTATTTGGTGCTTGGAAATAGCCTTGGATTTTTGTGGGGGGCATAAGCTCAGCCGGGAGGCCCAAGGCTGAGAAATCTGTTCAGAAACGGTCTCTGCAATTCACTCTCCAGGTTGGTCCTAGGAAGCCTCCCTGGTGGCAGGGGATGAGAtgggtgtcatgtcccactcctccgctgacggccgggtcagggaaatccgaatcaggcgtgcctctgcagctctgccaaagtcctagcaaagtcctcagggcaggcaggagaccagaaagtgacttcagcaagatatgtttagactttgcctgactcagagaatgccagaaagcaggtcctttatataggccatggggtgtggctccatgactcagcacttatccaggcctgcccctcccttccttctgttgcctccatctatccaatcttctgatgcgagggtcactccagtctgcagctgttggcaattgacctccctcaggctcacatgctgtggaggagggggaggggtctagttgctccgtttgcctgggcatggagccagagctgggggctggagatacttgctcttcttcagcctgtctgggcatggagccagggctggggccgggaggcatactaggacattcctctgtgttcggaagcagataagaaggccccggctgtggtgagatcggacgagacacaacaatgggCCCCCTCAGCACCAACGCTTGGCATGCCAGAACTTCAGCAGCACCATGCAGAATGGACATTGGAAAGCCATTTATCTGaattggtttagggtttcctgcctaagcaggaggttggactagaagatctccaaggtcccttccaactctgttattctgttattcttgctTGGCTTGAGGCAGCGCGACTCTCTGGCTTGGCTTttcatttcccaaaatagcttccTCTAATCCACAGATATGCTTTCCCTTAAAGTAGATAAATCTCAGTTTATCTAAGGACTTCCTGAATTGCTCAGTATTTTCTAAATCTGGCCGAATGTCCTCAGTCTGTTCTCTAATAGTTACTTTTGAAACCAAAGAGGACAAACAAAACTCCTGCGGAACTTTCTTCCTCCGAGCAGGAGATTATTTCCGGAGGCTCTTCTCTGCAGGTCTCCAGAAAGTGTCTGGGTGGCTTTGCTGGAGGGAGGACCTGGGGATCAAGCCTATCCACCCTTCTGAATGGTGCCACAATCCCCTACGAGGGATCCCTGCTCTGTCCGCATCCTCTGGAAAGTAGCTGCCCCTTGAATTTTGGAGAAGCTTCATTTAATGGAGGGGGAGAGGAGCGTGTGGCCCCGTCATTGAGCTTCCTCCTTTGGGAGCCCCAGGACAGAACTGCTGGGCCGGCAACAGCTTCTCTTTCTCTTGCAGTTATTTCTGCTGGAGGAAATGAGGGAGCGAAAGTACGATGGCTATGCGAGGGCCAtccagaaggcctggaggaaacacATTGCCAGGAAGAAATACGTACAAATGAGAGAAGAAGGTATTGGGGGTTATTCTTTCTACATAATAAGACTGGTGATGGGGAATCTTCTGTCCTTCAAGAAGCAAAAGAATGGCTGTGCCACATTGCCCATCCCTTTCTCTCACCATCATCTTTGGCTCCTCTCTGGCCCCGACCCAGCCGGTCTGAGAAGGGCAGCTGCAGCTGGCCGGCTTTCTCCTGCGGTTCCAGACGATCGGTTGAGTTGCAGCCTATTTGAGCCTGACTGCCACTTTACCTGTTCAGCTGGCTTTCAATGCACTGGACTGCTTTCCTttgggggccggggggggggcacaTATTGCTTGCTGACCCtttatatgctgcccagagtcattgtgtTTGAGTTGAGGGGCCATAGAAATGCAAGCAATCAAGCAGTTGATCCTCAAAGGCTTGAAGTTCCAGTCTGTACCCCAGTGCTGTTACCGGCGTCTACTCGATCTAAAGGTCAAAGAGCCAGAAACAGAAAGGCAAAAACCATACAGGAAACAAGCATTCCCTGGCAAGGCTAGGAAGTGGCCCTGAGAAGGGATCACAGCCAGGCCTGACCAGGTCCAGGTCCTAcggtcagccctggaggccatctttttctttctgcagTGGCTGAACGGAGGCAGCGGCTCAGTTCTTCGGGGTTGAGTCACGACAACTAATTGTCAGGCTTTGAAGTCCATATGGTGGGATTCCCCCTTTTCTCTCGGGGGCCACTAAGGGACGCTCTTCTTCCCCTCACAAAGCCTCTGACCTGCTGCTGAACAAGAAGGAGAGAAGGCGGAACAGCATCAACAGGAACTTTGTGGGCGACTACATTGGCATGGACGACCGTCCCGAACTACGCCAATTCGTGGGCAAGAGGGAAAAGATTGATTTTGCTGACACTGTCACCAAGTATGACCGGCGGTTTAAGGTAGAGAAGCTTGTTTGCCTTTGTTCCCGCTTGGGTTAGGCTTTTCTGGAGGGCCGCATGACCCAGTTGCAGAGAGCATGCAGACAAGCCAGCTTTTTGTTCTGGAGACCCCAGACTGTGCTTTAGGATGGGAAGCTGTTGCCTGTGCAAGGCACAAGACCCGCCCCCTCCAAGACATGGCTACCCACAGTGACATCGTACCTGGCCGAAGGCTGCGTGCGAAGAAGCCCGTTTCTGGGCTTAGTGCAATAATTATCACAGGCCAGACTGATGATCCTGTCTAGGAGAAGGAAAGAGCAATGGAAGGCTCTCAGGTCCAGGGTGGGCAACGTCCCCTAATCATGGGACCCCTCAGAAATCCCCGAGCTCTCCCACTTGGCACTTCTCTATGGGAAGCCTCAGGGTAGGGAAGGCGGCCAAAGCAGCAGCCACGGATGCATTCTCCTTTCAGGGCATCAAGCGagacctcctcctctcccccaagTGCCTGTATCTGATTGGGCGTGAAAAGGTGAAGCAGGGAGCAGAGAAAGGCCTCGTGAAGGAGGTTCTCAAGCGCCGGATCGAAGTGGAGCGGATCCTCTCGGTGTCACTGAGGTCAGGGCTGCCTTGATTGCCAGGGTCCTGGGTGGGGGCCCAAGAGGACCAAGGCTTGGAGAGCCGGAAGGAGGCTGTTGTCAGAATGATTCCTTTATGCCTCTTGCAAAGTGTGTGATATTGCTCCCTGACTAGAGGGTGCATGCAATTAAGGCACCACACTAATCAGAAATTAAGCAAATTGAGTCTACCTAATCACCGATTCTGATTTAAGGAACTAAAATGATTAATTATAGTTCCTGATATTCTGACAAAAGTTACCATTAccatctgcttatttatttaaaggCATCCCAGTAGTATGATTACTTTGTGAAAGAATGCTGCAAAACTAATCAAATGGAGGTTTAGTGTTTTGTTACTGAAATGTTGAGACTACCTGGCCTTTGTGCTATTTTAGAGGTGTTTTTTATAACCCCTCTATTTGTCATACTGATGTAACTTACAGAGTTCTGTGAAGCTAGAAACAAAGCCAGATGTTGGCGTAGAATCTTCCTCCCTGGGGAGGCCAGCTCTGAATTTCGGGTGCCCCCAATTTCCTTTCCCAGCACCCTGCAGGACGACCTATTTGTCCTACACGAGCAAGAGTACGACAGCCTCCTGGAGACAGTCTTCAAGACCGAGTTCTTGAGCCTCTTGTCAAAGCGCTATGAGGAGAAAACGCAGAGGCGGCTCCCCCTGAAGTTCAGCAACACGTGAGTGGCCCTTGCAACAGGCGCCCCCTGGGGGTCTCACTCCTCCTTTGCATTGGAAGGGGGGAGGACACATTTTGCTCAAATCTGAGATGATCAAATACATGATCATATGAGATGATCAAATAccgagaggggagagagagatgctaTTTTTAAGCTTTGCTTGAGATAGCAAATTCATCCATTACATTTGCTCAGCCAGCAGCCCACGTCCTGTGGGCAGAGACAGCTGGGCTGTTAGCTGAGCTTCCTCTGATTTAGTGTCCGTGCATCTTCTTAGTGCCAGTTCCTCACCCAATATGTACCCAAGATGTAGCGAAAACTTCCTGCAGAGACAGAGATCCTCAGGAACCCCAGCAGTGTTCCTAAGGGTCCTGCCCCAAAGAGACCCATGCAGGGGGAAGACTTCTGGGTGTCACctactcttcttcctttctctgccaGACTGGAAGTGAAGCTGAAGAAGGAGACCTGGGGGCCGTGGAAGGCTGGTGGCTCTCGCCAAGTGCAGTTCAGCCAAGGTCAGGGAGACGTGGCCATTCTCCGGCCAAGCAATAAAGTGCTGCAGGTCAGCATTGGGCCTGGACTCCCAAAGAATGCCCGTAAGTGTAAATGCCCAGAAGTGatggcgggggggtggggtgggggaaggctgGTGGCAGGTGTAACTGGTCACTGCTTCAGCAAATTCTGGGGTGCGTTTCAGGACCCACCAAAAGGGACGTGAGCCAGCCCAGAGGACTTCCAAGCAAAACGCACAGCCAGAACTATCCGATGAGGGCGGCTCCTCCACCCCCCGGGAAGCTCTCCAAAGGTATGCTTTGGAAAGCTGCTCCCAATCCTTGGTCCCCGTCGGCTGTTTTCTCTCCCGTCCCTAATCACCAAGTTATCCAATGAAGAGCACTCCAAACCCCTTGTGCGCACAGTGGCCTCAACAGATTGTGAGAAGCTCTCCCTCCTGCTCTTGCCACCAAGGAGAGCTCTGTGGTGGACAGGAGACACTTGAAGGGGGAGGACAGTGGAGGACGGGGGGGTCAGGTTTGGGAGTAGCTGCACACTAAATGCAAGTGGCTGGGAGTCCCGGTGGCACCTGAGGCCTAGTGGCAAAAAGCCGGGCCATGAAGGTGAGGGCTCCCTGCTGCTCCAAAGCCTGGCAGTTGAATCCCACATCTGGGAAGGAATTCCCGGGAAGCCGTTCCACAAAGGGGCCTCGGAATTTCCATTCTGAATTCCTTTTAGGTCTACCGAATGGGGTGATCAAGCTCCAGCAACACCCCCTGCATCCTTCGGGCCCAGCAGGCCAACGGGCTAGTCAGAAGAGCCTGTATACCTCAATGGCGTGCCCACCACTCCCGCGAGTCTTGGGGGGACCAGGAAAGGTATCCCAACAGCCCAGCAgcttggatttcctcaaagtGCCCGAGCAAGGGGCTGCCGGGTAAGCCTTGTGCCATTTTCTTTTATGTCAGTGAAGCCTGTTGTGCACGATTGTCTAAAGATCAGGAGAGGCTGCCATGGAGAAGCCACACGTGTGTCCCTCATCACAGCAATATACCTCCTGTACCCGtctcacacccacacacccatccCTAAATGCCCAGACTTTCTGGAGAGATCACCCTGCTTCGTTAGATGGCCTCTTGCAGCTGAGCTGTGCTTGCCCTCTCCACAGCTTAGTCGGCATAGTGCAGCCCATATCACCACCTGCTAAAGGGAAGCTTCTAACATGCATGTTGTCACTGAATGGATCTCTGTCCATTAAGTCCATCTTCCCCTTCTGGAAACATTCAGCATCTCCTACCCTCATTCTGAGTATTGGCACTGTAGTCCAAGGCTCAGAACTACATCTATACCTTCTCCAGTTACAACAGTGACTCTCCATTTAGAGCTCTTGGCTTTTGCAAACTCACCTTAGGCACTCTCTGGTCCTCCCTGTAAGTAGGCCAGCCATTTCACAGATGAGCAGTGGCTTGCAGAGGCGCCGTCTGGACTGCGGAAGCTCCAATTCTCCAGGGGTGTCTCTCCCTTTAGGATCCCTGGTATTCTGCAAGACAAGGAATGCTCAAAGGCTGCTCTGCATGGATGGGCACACTTGCTTGCCCATAGGAAATGTATCCCTTTGTGCAGGCGCATATGTGAGAGCTTGCCTGTTGGGGGTGGGGACAGACAACTCAACCCTCCTCTTTAACTCCAGTGCTTGCAGGCAGACGACAAGCCGCCCCCCACCTGCCGGGGGCAGACCCAAGCCccggccccagccccagcccaagCCACAGGTACCCCAGTGCAGAGCACTGTACGCCTATGATGCCCAAGACACCGACGAGCTCAGCTTCAACGCCAACGACATCATCGACCTCCTCCGAAAAGGTAAGGCTGCTTCTGCTGCATGGGGGCTGCCACTCGGGGAGGGGG includes:
- the MYO1E gene encoding unconventional myosin-Ie isoform X5; amino-acid sequence: MVVLEDSAWNGCNEGLLLIFPSGESGAGKTVGAKYIMSYISKISGGGPKVQHVKDIILQSNPLLEAFGNAKTVRNNNSSRFGKYFEIQFSPGGEPDGGKISNFLLEKSRVVMRNPGERSFHIFYQLIEGASNEQKTSLGITNMDYYHYLSLSGSYKVEDISDKSDFQETLHAMKVIGISAQEQALVIQIVAGVLHLGNLSFKEVGNYAAVESEEFLAFPAFLLGIDQARLKEKLTSRQMDSKWGGKSESIHVTLNVEQACYTRDALAKALHARVFDYLVDSINKAMEKDSQEYNIGVLDIYGFEIFQKNGFEQFCINFVNEKLQQIFIELTLKAEQEEYVQEGIRWTPIDYFNNKIVCDLIENKVNPPGIMSILDDVCATMHAVGEGADQTLLQKLQMQIGTHDHFNSWNQGFIIHHYAGKVSYDMDGFCERNRDVLFMDLIELMQSSELPFIKALFPENPQAEKKGRPTTAGSKIKKQANDLVGTLMKCTPHYIRCIKPNETKKPHDWEESRVKHQVEYLGLRENIRVRRAGYAYRRIFQKFLQRYAILTPETWPLWKGDERQGVLHLLRSVNMDPDQYQLGRMKIFIKAPESLFLLEEMRERKYDGYARAIQKAWRKHIARKKYVQMREEASDLLLNKKERRRNSINRNFVGDYIGMDDRPELRQFVGKREKIDFADTVTKYDRRFKGIKRDLLLSPKCLYLIGREKVKQGAEKGLVKEVLKRRIEVERILSVSLSTLQDDLFVLHEQEYDSLLETVFKTEFLSLLSKRYEEKTQRRLPLKFSNTLEVKLKKETWGPWKAGGSRQVQFSQGQGDVAILRPSNKVLQVSIGPGLPKNARPTKRDVSQPRGLPSKTHSQNYPMRAAPPPPGKLSKGLPNGVIKLQQHPLHPSGPAGQRASQKSLYTSMACPPLPRVLGGPGKVSQQPSSLDFLKVPEQGAAGACRQTTSRPPPAGGRPKPRPQPQPKPQVPQCRALYAYDAQDTDELSFNANDIIDLLRKDPSGWWTGRLRGKQGLFPNNYVTKM
- the MYO1E gene encoding unconventional myosin-Ie isoform X4, producing MVVLEDSAWNGCNEGLLLIFPSGESGAGKTVGAKYIMSYISKISGGGPKVQHVKDIILQSNPLLEAFGNAKTVRNNNSSRFGKYFEIQFSPGGEPDGGKISNFLLEKSRVVMRNPGERSFHIFYQLIEGASNEQKTSLGITNMDYYHYLSLSGSYKVEDISDKSDFQETLHAMKVIGISAQEQALVIQIVAGVLHLGNLSFKEVGNYAAVESEEFLAFPAFLLGIDQARLKEKLTSRQMDSKWGGKSESIHVTLNVEQACYTRDALAKALHARVFDYLVDSINKAMEKDSQEYNIGVLDIYGFEIFQKNGFEQFCINFVNEKLQQIFIELTLKAEQEEYVQEGIRWTPIDYFNNKIVCDLIENKVNPPGIMSILDDVCATMHAVGEGADQTLLQKLQMQIGTHDHFNSWNQGFIIHHYAGKVSYDMDGFCERNRDVLFMDLIELMQSSELYVRPFIKALFPENPQAEKKGRPTTAGSKIKKQANDLVGTLMKCTPHYIRCIKPNETKKPHDWEESRVKHQVEYLGLRENIRVRRAGYAYRRIFQKFLQRYAILTPETWPLWKGDERQGVLHLLRSVNMDPDQYQLGRMKIFIKAPESLFLLEEMRERKYDGYARAIQKAWRKHIARKKYVQMREEASDLLLNKKERRRNSINRNFVGDYIGMDDRPELRQFVGKREKIDFADTVTKYDRRFKGIKRDLLLSPKCLYLIGREKVKQGAEKGLVKEVLKRRIEVERILSVSLSTLQDDLFVLHEQEYDSLLETVFKTEFLSLLSKRYEEKTQRRLPLKFSNTLEVKLKKETWGPWKAGGSRQVQFSQGQGDVAILRPSNKVLQVSIGPGLPKNARPTKRDVSQPRGLPSKTHSQNYPMRAAPPPPGKLSKGLPNGVIKLQQHPLHPSGPAGQRASQKSLYTSMACPPLPRVLGGPGKVSQQPSSLDFLKVPEQGAAGACRQTTSRPPPAGGRPKPRPQPQPKPQVPQCRALYAYDAQDTDELSFNANDIIDLLRKDPSGWWTGRLRGKQGLFPNNYVTKM